From Alteribacter lacisalsi, a single genomic window includes:
- a CDS encoding amino acid ABC transporter ATP-binding protein, which yields MIEVTNLKKEFDETTVLESIDFKVEKGEVVCLVGPSGSGKTTLLRCLNLLETPNGGTVTIGEKTLRFDGSSSVKKRDVNAMRQYSGMVFQGFHLFPHRTVIDNIIEAPMTVQGRSRAELIREGEELLGKVGMLEHKDKYPDALSGGQQQRAAIARALMMKPEVMLFDEPTSALDPQTVGEVLRVMESLAAEGLTMVVVTHEMNFARRVADKVLFMDGGYIVESGAPADVLENPKEARTREFLQLLED from the coding sequence ATGATAGAAGTGACGAATTTGAAAAAAGAGTTCGACGAGACGACTGTGCTCGAATCGATCGATTTTAAGGTGGAAAAAGGAGAGGTCGTCTGTCTGGTCGGCCCTTCCGGATCGGGAAAAACGACGCTTCTCCGCTGTCTCAATCTCCTGGAGACGCCAAACGGGGGAACGGTAACGATTGGAGAGAAAACGCTTCGGTTTGACGGCTCGAGCAGCGTGAAGAAACGTGACGTGAACGCGATGCGCCAGTATTCCGGCATGGTGTTCCAGGGCTTTCACCTGTTTCCCCACCGGACAGTGATCGATAACATCATTGAAGCGCCTATGACGGTACAGGGACGCAGCCGTGCTGAGCTGATTCGGGAAGGAGAAGAGCTTCTCGGAAAAGTCGGCATGCTTGAGCATAAGGACAAGTATCCGGACGCCTTGTCCGGCGGCCAGCAGCAGCGCGCCGCCATCGCCCGGGCGCTCATGATGAAGCCCGAGGTGATGCTCTTTGACGAGCCGACCTCAGCACTCGATCCCCAGACTGTAGGCGAGGTGCTCCGGGTGATGGAAAGTCTCGCGGCAGAAGGCCTGACGATGGTCGTAGTGACGCACGAGATGAACTTTGCCCGTCGCGTGGCCGATAAAGTACTGTTCATGGACGGCGGCTACATCGTGGAAAGCGGCGCGCCGGCGGATGTGCTGGAGAACCCTAAAGAAGCGCGTACCCGCGAGTTTCTGCAGCTGCTTGAGGATTAA
- a CDS encoding transglutaminase domain-containing protein: MKRQQEDTGVGEMTKLHKLLAAGVAVFVLAGCGEADDEASGNEAAGTEPAEETDEDTGAEEADGDKSIEALSEAEGLELEALEVDEGFAEEIGLTVTSPEYGRFATGETVLFEGSIDHSEDLNGDKLWVRINYTEPGEKPFATEFTYYVPIEEDGTFSKEMTLHSGKGQYRIGVRAPSNKAGEDNQFYDVVTFFAHNVDEELSREVEYTTRGLEEELVVTEPGGYLEAEGTFTLAGEVPHAEDDHFVLVEVREFGNAFNSTDVVIPVDSGTFERELPLYFGEALHYVEVKVYDPEEDLYYDSANLFVKNGSDEQFVQMDEYRTGLQRGVTLTHPSPAQPLEYSDGEAYRIAGEIDPDAPYADEIELVYVTTKMGMDEATYIVPVEDYEFDDDIWLRFGEGEYEITISVPEEGHDRSWSMTYHHAMQLTQEVTGIEDKRSLLPSRGIQSDHPDIIALAEEVTEGLTDEREIAKAVYDWLTQNIAYDVAKLRDDTFEYDDSALKTLETLEGVCQDYAFLGVAMFRALGMEANYVSGYTNVRHAWLDVMVDGEWLEMDPTWGAGYVDGDEFTFAYNEDYFDPDEAMLAETHRRLDVMY, translated from the coding sequence GTGAAAAGACAACAAGAGGATACGGGAGTGGGAGAGATGACAAAACTTCATAAACTGCTGGCGGCAGGCGTGGCTGTGTTTGTCCTGGCCGGCTGCGGCGAAGCAGACGACGAAGCGTCCGGCAATGAAGCCGCAGGAACCGAGCCTGCAGAGGAAACAGACGAGGACACTGGTGCAGAGGAAGCGGACGGAGACAAGTCGATTGAAGCGCTCAGTGAAGCCGAAGGTCTCGAGCTGGAGGCTCTCGAAGTGGACGAAGGGTTTGCGGAGGAAATCGGTTTGACGGTCACTTCACCGGAGTACGGCCGTTTTGCTACCGGGGAAACGGTGCTGTTTGAAGGCAGCATCGATCATTCAGAAGATCTGAACGGCGATAAGCTCTGGGTACGGATCAATTATACGGAGCCAGGTGAAAAGCCGTTCGCCACGGAATTTACCTACTACGTGCCGATTGAGGAGGACGGCACGTTCAGCAAGGAAATGACGCTTCATTCGGGAAAAGGGCAGTACCGGATCGGCGTGCGTGCTCCGAGCAATAAAGCCGGGGAGGACAACCAGTTTTACGATGTGGTAACGTTCTTTGCCCATAATGTGGATGAAGAACTGTCCCGGGAGGTCGAGTATACGACCCGGGGGCTGGAAGAGGAATTAGTGGTCACTGAGCCCGGCGGCTATCTGGAAGCAGAGGGGACGTTTACCCTCGCCGGGGAGGTGCCGCATGCAGAGGATGATCATTTCGTGCTCGTGGAAGTGCGGGAGTTCGGCAACGCCTTTAACAGCACCGACGTGGTGATCCCGGTGGACAGCGGCACATTTGAGCGTGAGCTGCCTCTGTATTTCGGAGAAGCCCTTCATTATGTGGAAGTAAAAGTATACGATCCGGAAGAGGACCTGTACTACGACTCGGCGAACCTGTTTGTGAAAAACGGATCGGACGAGCAGTTTGTCCAGATGGACGAGTACCGGACCGGACTCCAGCGGGGCGTCACCCTCACGCATCCGTCACCGGCACAGCCGCTTGAATACAGTGACGGGGAAGCGTACCGGATTGCTGGGGAAATTGACCCTGATGCCCCGTACGCCGATGAAATTGAGCTGGTGTATGTGACTACGAAAATGGGGATGGACGAAGCCACCTACATCGTTCCGGTTGAGGATTACGAGTTTGATGACGACATCTGGCTCCGCTTCGGTGAAGGAGAGTACGAGATTACGATCAGCGTACCGGAAGAAGGGCACGACCGGAGCTGGTCTATGACGTACCATCATGCCATGCAGCTGACCCAGGAAGTGACAGGCATCGAGGATAAACGGAGTCTTCTGCCGTCCCGGGGCATCCAGTCGGATCACCCGGACATCATCGCTCTTGCAGAAGAAGTCACAGAAGGCCTGACCGACGAGCGGGAAATTGCGAAGGCGGTTTATGACTGGCTTACTCAAAACATTGCCTACGACGTAGCAAAACTCCGCGATGACACGTTTGAATACGACGACAGCGCCCTGAAGACACTGGAAACATTAGAGGGCGTCTGCCAGGATTATGCGTTTTTAGGAGTGGCCATGTTCCGCGCCCTCGGTATGGAAGCGAACTACGTGAGCGGCTATACGAATGTGCGCCACGCCTGGCTTGACGTGATGGTGGACGGCGAGTGGCTCGAGATGGACCCGACGTGGGGTGCCGGCTATGTGGACGGAGATGAGTTTACGTTCGCCTACAACGAAGACTATTTCGATCCGGATGAAGCGATGCTCGCTGAAACGCACCGTCGGCTTGATGTGATGTACTAG
- a CDS encoding transporter substrate-binding domain-containing protein → MKKAFGILSLTAVVGLAACGGADEEVPEENGATGDDGADTEEIDEEEADADEDDAWAEIQEEGKIVVGTSGTYAPVTFYDGEDLTGFDVELVRAIAEELGVEAEFSTMDFDGILPALRNGQIDIAANDFAITEERQEIFELTEPYKFSYGSAIVREEDADRFESARELEGVPVALGSLTSNYAQFAENIGADGTAYDGGVEAILRDVVNGNQDAYLNDYLVLQQTLEGFDDDRLAIAENVKYHATESVMMMRQGNTGLKEVIDEAIATLHDNGTIAELSEEFFGEDASEPVDTDEIVTLEGE, encoded by the coding sequence ATGAAAAAAGCATTTGGAATTCTAAGTCTTACAGCGGTAGTCGGACTTGCAGCATGCGGCGGGGCAGACGAGGAAGTGCCAGAGGAGAACGGCGCAACCGGTGACGACGGAGCAGATACAGAAGAAATAGACGAAGAGGAAGCAGACGCAGATGAAGACGACGCTTGGGCTGAGATACAGGAAGAAGGAAAGATTGTTGTCGGCACGTCCGGCACTTACGCACCGGTAACGTTTTATGACGGTGAGGATCTGACCGGTTTTGACGTGGAGCTTGTGCGCGCGATTGCAGAGGAGCTCGGTGTGGAAGCGGAATTTTCCACGATGGACTTTGACGGCATTCTTCCGGCTCTTCGTAACGGACAGATTGACATTGCGGCTAACGACTTTGCCATTACGGAAGAGCGTCAGGAAATCTTTGAACTGACAGAGCCGTATAAATTCTCCTACGGGAGCGCCATTGTGCGTGAAGAGGACGCAGACCGTTTTGAAAGCGCACGTGAGCTTGAAGGAGTACCTGTGGCACTTGGGTCCCTTACGAGTAACTACGCCCAGTTCGCCGAAAACATCGGCGCTGACGGCACGGCCTACGACGGCGGGGTTGAAGCGATTCTCCGCGACGTGGTAAACGGCAACCAGGATGCCTATTTGAACGACTACCTCGTGCTTCAGCAGACGCTTGAAGGCTTTGACGACGATCGCCTTGCGATTGCTGAAAACGTGAAATACCACGCTACCGAGAGCGTGATGATGATGCGCCAGGGCAACACCGGCCTTAAAGAAGTGATCGATGAAGCGATCGCCACTCTGCACGACAACGGCACGATCGCCGAGCTCAGCGAAGAGTTCTTCGGTGAAGACGCATCCGAGCCGGTGGACACAGACGAAATCGTGACACTTGAAGGTGAATAA
- a CDS encoding DUF418 domain-containing protein, whose protein sequence is MMTDKRIPVLDIARGAAILGTLGTNIWLFAYLGNYDFLLGDLAGMMFTWDMFVESVFVFFMNGKFLGLLTILFGMGLEIKRRSYIRNGEERLWPWLYLWGMMLLFIDGYLHYLLVFEFDVLMSYAVTGVIVAFLLTRKRGFIKGVAITLGVIHLIGVLLMAGAMELIFRIEELREEFVAEMQAMSAVYLNGTYFEQVAFRFSDFWAMRAEAIAIIPMNILLFLFGVYLIRSNVFAQTEDARQRRKKMLLWGLGVGTLLNLVTFLPTYSGGIVARYAFAPLMALGYLMAFYWLWEKRGNGFLFRRLSEVGRTALSCYMLQNIVASAIFYGWGLGLGGQLNSVEVIGVWTLICIGMMVFAHLWLKKFSTGPFELVWRWLTRLPVRRKEERKAA, encoded by the coding sequence ATGATGACTGACAAAAGGATCCCGGTCCTTGATATCGCCCGCGGCGCGGCGATTCTCGGGACGTTGGGGACGAATATCTGGCTTTTTGCGTACCTTGGAAACTATGATTTTCTGCTCGGTGACCTAGCCGGGATGATGTTTACATGGGATATGTTCGTGGAGTCGGTATTTGTATTTTTCATGAACGGGAAGTTCCTCGGGCTCCTCACGATTCTGTTTGGGATGGGGCTTGAAATTAAGCGCCGGTCCTACATACGAAACGGGGAGGAGCGGCTGTGGCCCTGGCTGTACTTGTGGGGCATGATGCTTCTGTTTATCGACGGTTACCTCCACTATCTGCTCGTGTTTGAGTTCGATGTGCTGATGAGCTACGCCGTCACCGGCGTGATTGTCGCGTTTCTGCTTACGCGGAAACGGGGGTTTATCAAAGGCGTGGCGATTACGCTCGGGGTGATTCACCTCATTGGCGTCCTGCTTATGGCCGGTGCGATGGAACTGATTTTCAGAATAGAAGAGCTGCGCGAAGAATTCGTTGCCGAAATGCAGGCCATGTCGGCTGTGTACCTGAACGGCACGTATTTTGAGCAGGTGGCCTTTCGTTTCAGCGACTTCTGGGCGATGAGAGCCGAAGCGATCGCCATTATACCAATGAACATCCTTCTGTTTTTATTCGGGGTGTATCTGATCCGCTCCAATGTATTTGCCCAGACAGAAGACGCGCGTCAGCGCCGGAAAAAGATGCTCCTCTGGGGACTTGGCGTGGGGACGCTTCTGAATCTGGTGACGTTTCTGCCCACCTATTCCGGAGGGATCGTGGCACGCTATGCCTTCGCCCCGCTTATGGCCCTCGGCTACCTGATGGCGTTTTACTGGCTGTGGGAAAAAAGAGGCAACGGCTTTCTGTTCCGGCGCCTGTCGGAAGTGGGGCGCACGGCACTCAGCTGCTACATGCTCCAGAACATTGTCGCGTCAGCGATTTTTTACGGATGGGGGCTTGGACTCGGCGGCCAGCTCAATTCGGTTGAAGTGATCGGCGTCTGGACGCTCATCTGCATCGGCATGATGGTCTTCGCCCATCTGTGGCTGAAAAAGTTCAGCACCGGTCCGTTCGAGCTCGTATGGCGCTGGCTTACCCGCCTGCCTGTGCGGCGAAAAGAAGAGCGGAAAGCGGCTTAG
- a CDS encoding PadR family transcriptional regulator yields the protein MTRRNETAYAILGLLTAGCSSGYDIKRMIDTSLNHFWKISYGQIYPMLTKLHEEGLADVTEQHEPGKTARKEYTITEKGKAALTEWLESPLEGLSAEKNEVLLKLFFSRHQNRETTIKLLHDYKDQLTARHKTYETIEAGIRNEACPSPDARYWLMTLDFGKRRTEAGISWCTDTIEQLTREEEARS from the coding sequence ATGACCCGCAGAAACGAAACCGCCTACGCCATCCTCGGACTGCTTACAGCCGGCTGCTCTTCTGGCTATGACATTAAACGGATGATCGATACGAGCCTGAATCACTTCTGGAAAATCAGCTACGGCCAGATCTATCCGATGCTCACAAAGCTCCATGAGGAAGGACTCGCAGACGTCACCGAACAGCATGAGCCGGGAAAAACGGCAAGAAAAGAATACACAATCACCGAAAAAGGAAAAGCAGCCTTGACCGAATGGCTCGAATCGCCGCTCGAAGGCCTGTCCGCTGAAAAAAACGAAGTGCTGCTGAAGCTGTTTTTCAGCCGCCACCAGAACCGGGAAACGACGATAAAGCTGCTTCACGATTACAAAGACCAGCTCACTGCGCGGCACAAAACCTATGAAACAATTGAAGCAGGCATCCGAAATGAGGCGTGTCCCAGCCCCGATGCCCGCTACTGGCTGATGACACTCGACTTCGGCAAACGGCGCACCGAAGCGGGGATCAGCTGGTGCACGGACACAATAGAACAGTTAACTAGAGAAGAGGAGGCACGCTCATGA
- a CDS encoding amino acid ABC transporter permease, which translates to MIEWFRDIQWEHLFDPELAVDSLPFLMQGLQITMLIALSGMVFSLLLGLVLAMGRMSKRWFLRWPARIYISFMRGTPLLVFLFILYYGLPVIGVQFPSAIIAGIVGISLNFAAYSAEVIRSAIMSVPRGQWESAASLQMNYWQTMRRVIIPQATRIALPPTTNIFLDIVKGTSLVSVITVHELLYSARLVAGQSWDAMTMYITAALIYWAVCVVISYFQERLEIRYSRYLSKR; encoded by the coding sequence ATGATCGAATGGTTCAGAGATATACAGTGGGAGCACCTGTTTGACCCGGAGCTTGCGGTGGATTCCCTGCCGTTTCTCATGCAGGGGCTTCAGATTACGATGCTCATAGCCCTTTCGGGGATGGTGTTTTCTCTTCTATTGGGTCTTGTGCTTGCCATGGGCCGGATGTCAAAACGCTGGTTTCTCCGATGGCCGGCGCGAATTTATATCTCCTTTATGCGCGGCACACCGCTGCTCGTGTTTCTGTTTATCCTCTACTACGGCCTTCCGGTGATCGGGGTTCAGTTCCCGAGTGCGATTATCGCCGGGATTGTCGGGATCAGCCTGAACTTTGCTGCCTACAGCGCTGAAGTGATTCGCTCGGCGATTATGAGCGTTCCGCGCGGACAGTGGGAATCGGCTGCATCGCTTCAGATGAACTACTGGCAGACGATGCGTCGGGTGATCATTCCACAGGCGACGCGGATTGCCCTGCCGCCGACTACAAACATCTTTCTTGATATTGTGAAGGGCACATCCCTTGTCTCGGTTATTACGGTGCATGAACTGCTCTACAGCGCCCGTCTTGTGGCCGGGCAGTCGTGGGACGCGATGACGATGTATATTACGGCGGCGCTCATTTACTGGGCTGTCTGTGTTGTGATCAGCTATTTCCAGGAGCGGCTTGAAATCCGGTACAGCCGTTATCTGAGTAAGCGGTAG
- the moaC gene encoding cyclic pyranopterin monophosphate synthase MoaC — translation MGSFTHFNEQGRARMVDISDKDATVRTAVARSGVIVTKEIHEGITAGTMKKGDVLAVAQVAGVMAAKNTSQWIPMCHPLSLSGVDIRFDWETDKEYKLHIEVRVKTKGSTGVEMEALTAASATALTVYDMCKALDKGLVIMPTFLAEKTGGKNGDYRRDE, via the coding sequence ATGGGATCATTTACACATTTTAACGAACAGGGCAGAGCCAGAATGGTCGACATCTCCGATAAAGACGCGACTGTCCGGACGGCAGTGGCCCGTTCAGGGGTCATTGTGACGAAAGAAATCCATGAGGGGATCACAGCTGGAACGATGAAAAAGGGCGATGTGCTGGCCGTAGCTCAGGTGGCCGGCGTGATGGCGGCGAAAAACACCTCCCAGTGGATTCCAATGTGTCATCCTCTGTCTCTTTCAGGCGTGGATATCCGCTTTGACTGGGAAACGGACAAGGAGTACAAGCTTCATATCGAAGTGCGCGTCAAAACAAAGGGAAGCACCGGAGTAGAAATGGAAGCGCTAACAGCCGCATCGGCAACGGCGCTCACCGTGTACGACATGTGCAAGGCGCTCGATAAAGGTCTTGTGATCATGCCGACGTTTCTCGCTGAAAAGACAGGCGGGAAAAACGGCGACTACCGACGGGATGAGTAG
- a CDS encoding ABC-F family ATP-binding cassette domain-containing protein: protein MILLQCVQLSKSFGAEPILQNVKLEVQSGQRVALVGRNGAGKSTLLKVIAGELSYDSGDLIIPKDVNVGYLAQSSGLESERSIWDEMLSVFSHLQKMERRLREMEAEMSDPAVTGQPARYEKLLKDYDQLQQDFKDQGGYQYEADIRGILSGLQFSDFDYGTPISSLSGGQKTRLALGKLLLTKPELLILDEPTNHLDIETMTWLENYLSGYDGAILIVSHDRYFLDRIVDHVYELSFQQTAKYTGNYSKYLEEKAKRLELEMKMYEKQQEEYKRMEEFVQKNLARASTSKRAQSRRKQMERMTLMDRPKDDDQSAQFRFHIERQSGNDVLMTDNLAVGYDGEALTSGLNLKLDRGESVALLGPNGVGKSTLLKTINRALEPLEGSLRYGSNVSAGYYDQEQTQLSSGNTVLQELWNEYPSTPEKDIRTVLGNFLFSGEDVLKTVRDLSGGEKARLTLAKLMMQKANFLILDEPTNHLDLDSKEVLENALIDYPGTLLFVSHDRYFVNRMATRVVELAPEGITSYLGDYDYYAAKKAEQLEWAALKAEEASVQNARTSSDTSETSAKHDYERDKELKKQERQRQRKIESAEAAIESHEEEIAGIEEQMADPKIYQDHEKSLELNTRLEQLRNEIEELMEEWESLQE, encoded by the coding sequence ATGATACTTTTACAGTGCGTGCAGCTATCAAAATCATTCGGCGCAGAGCCGATTTTACAAAATGTAAAACTGGAAGTGCAGAGCGGTCAGCGGGTGGCCCTTGTCGGCCGTAACGGCGCCGGCAAATCAACACTTCTGAAAGTAATCGCAGGAGAGCTCTCCTACGACAGCGGCGACCTGATTATCCCTAAAGACGTGAATGTCGGCTATCTGGCCCAGTCAAGCGGTCTCGAATCGGAGCGCTCAATCTGGGACGAGATGCTTTCTGTTTTTTCCCACCTGCAGAAAATGGAGCGTCGTCTTCGGGAAATGGAAGCGGAGATGAGCGACCCGGCCGTGACCGGCCAGCCTGCCCGCTACGAAAAACTGCTCAAGGATTATGATCAGCTCCAGCAGGACTTTAAAGACCAAGGCGGCTATCAGTACGAAGCGGACATCAGGGGGATCCTCTCCGGCCTGCAGTTTTCCGACTTCGACTACGGGACTCCAATCAGTTCCTTAAGCGGCGGCCAGAAAACCCGCCTCGCCCTCGGTAAGCTGCTTTTGACAAAGCCTGAACTTCTAATTCTGGACGAACCGACCAACCACCTGGACATCGAGACGATGACGTGGCTTGAAAACTACCTGAGCGGCTATGATGGCGCCATTTTAATCGTTTCCCACGACCGCTATTTTCTCGACCGGATCGTGGACCACGTATATGAGCTGTCGTTTCAGCAGACAGCCAAATACACGGGAAACTACAGCAAGTACCTCGAGGAAAAAGCGAAGCGCCTCGAGCTTGAGATGAAAATGTACGAAAAACAGCAGGAAGAATACAAGCGGATGGAGGAGTTCGTGCAGAAGAACCTGGCCCGGGCCTCCACAAGCAAGCGGGCCCAGAGCCGGCGGAAACAGATGGAGCGCATGACGCTGATGGATCGTCCGAAAGATGACGATCAGTCCGCCCAGTTCCGTTTTCATATTGAGCGGCAGAGCGGAAACGACGTGCTCATGACTGATAATCTTGCGGTCGGCTATGACGGCGAGGCACTCACAAGCGGGCTGAATCTGAAGCTCGACCGGGGGGAGAGCGTGGCGCTGCTCGGACCGAACGGGGTCGGTAAGTCGACACTTCTCAAAACCATTAACCGCGCACTCGAGCCGCTTGAAGGCTCCCTCAGGTACGGCAGCAACGTGAGCGCCGGCTACTACGACCAGGAGCAGACCCAGCTCTCGAGCGGCAACACGGTTCTTCAGGAGCTGTGGAACGAGTACCCGTCCACACCGGAAAAAGATATCCGCACCGTACTGGGGAACTTTCTTTTCAGCGGTGAGGACGTGCTTAAAACCGTGCGCGATCTGAGCGGCGGGGAAAAAGCCCGGCTCACCCTCGCCAAACTGATGATGCAGAAAGCCAACTTCCTGATTCTGGACGAGCCGACCAACCACCTGGATCTCGACAGCAAGGAAGTGCTTGAAAACGCCCTGATTGACTACCCGGGCACGCTTCTGTTCGTTTCCCACGACCGGTATTTTGTGAACCGGATGGCGACCCGTGTGGTGGAACTGGCACCGGAAGGGATCACCAGCTACCTCGGTGACTACGACTATTATGCCGCCAAAAAAGCTGAACAGCTTGAGTGGGCGGCACTGAAGGCAGAGGAGGCGAGCGTGCAGAACGCCCGCACCAGTTCCGACACCTCAGAAACTTCCGCCAAACACGATTACGAGCGGGACAAGGAACTTAAAAAACAGGAGCGTCAGCGTCAGCGGAAAATTGAGTCGGCTGAAGCGGCGATCGAATCCCACGAAGAGGAAATCGCCGGGATTGAGGAGCAGATGGCAGATCCGAAAATCTATCAGGATCATGAAAAATCCCTTGAACTTAATACCCGTCTCGAACAGCTCAGGAACGAAATCGAAGAGCTGATGGAGGAATGGGAAAGTCTTCAGGAGTAA
- a CDS encoding MazG nucleotide pyrophosphohydrolase domain-containing protein, whose amino-acid sequence MKKSMTIRELQSHISGREKGRGKNASFLKLMEEVGELAEVIRRNHRLKTNQSIKGTVEEELYDVLRSVVALANAYDIDLEKCRKLKERYQDRRWK is encoded by the coding sequence ATGAAAAAGAGCATGACGATCCGTGAGCTCCAGTCGCATATCAGCGGCCGGGAAAAAGGACGGGGGAAAAACGCGTCGTTCCTGAAGCTCATGGAGGAAGTGGGGGAACTGGCGGAGGTGATCCGCCGAAACCACAGGTTAAAAACGAATCAGTCCATTAAAGGAACGGTGGAGGAGGAGCTGTACGATGTGCTCCGCTCGGTCGTGGCGCTGGCGAATGCGTACGATATTGATCTGGAGAAATGCCGGAAGCTAAAGGAACGCTATCAGGACCGGCGCTGGAAATAA
- a CDS encoding DUF4188 domain-containing protein, with amino-acid sequence MINPGRYTTPQDEDLVVFIIGMRINKWHAITRWWPVLTAMPPMIRELLTNKDIGCLAAESFFGLRTTLMVQYWRSEKDLLAYARGEKHMKAWKNFYTKTARNNAVGIYHETYVVPKGNYESIYGNMPPFGLSRALGSQPVSHTLETAGQRLAGKQKQGGA; translated from the coding sequence ATGATAAATCCCGGACGTTACACCACCCCGCAGGACGAGGACCTGGTTGTGTTTATCATCGGCATGCGCATCAACAAGTGGCATGCCATTACCCGCTGGTGGCCCGTTTTGACCGCCATGCCGCCGATGATCCGCGAGCTCCTCACGAACAAAGACATCGGCTGCCTGGCCGCTGAGAGCTTTTTCGGTCTTCGCACCACGCTCATGGTGCAGTACTGGCGCTCGGAGAAGGATCTTCTCGCCTACGCCAGAGGCGAAAAGCATATGAAAGCGTGGAAAAACTTCTATACGAAAACCGCCCGCAATAACGCTGTCGGCATCTACCACGAAACCTACGTCGTACCGAAAGGAAACTATGAATCCATTTACGGCAACATGCCTCCGTTCGGACTGTCCAGAGCCCTCGGGAGCCAGCCGGTCAGCCACACGCTCGAAACGGCCGGCCAGCGTCTCGCCGGAAAACAAAAACAGGGAGGGGCGTAA
- a CDS encoding flavin monoamine oxidase family protein, with the protein MPLEALADVHGETDEQKKQVLEQGLGQAGKALNVLVLGAGMAGLTAAYLLRQAGHQVTVLEANTRVGGRVHTVSEPFDGDGYYEAGAMRIPAKHQLARTLVDKFNLETEPFITRTPDDLYFINGKLARSYQYEENPDIFDIPVNERERGMHARDLLLHTAGSFGRAYVEASPRERERLIAAYDRYSKEMFAKLNPGGVPLSTNASHKMKTVLGIGGFSHYSFVDILLNIIGPIFDNEGEYFQVRGGNVKLPEAFLPILRDRIFLGETVQQISETEEGTRVTVKNRQGRESTVEGDVTICTLPFSVMRFIDTGAEQPWSFEKRQAIQNLQYIDSTKVALEFSRKFWEDHAMFGGHLTTDLPPQHFIYPSHGIGQPGPGVMKAVYSWGANAGLWDALSEEQRIEQALKHVAKVHGDDMKGLLTGGASFSWGNNPYSIGCFSMYKPGQASTLPEAIRRPEGRVHFAGEHTSAKHAWIEGAVESGVRVAMEVHARGE; encoded by the coding sequence ATGCCCTTGGAAGCTTTGGCGGATGTGCATGGGGAAACAGATGAGCAAAAAAAGCAGGTGCTTGAACAGGGTCTCGGACAAGCCGGGAAGGCCTTAAACGTGCTGGTTCTGGGTGCCGGCATGGCCGGGCTGACGGCTGCCTACCTGCTCAGACAGGCAGGCCACCAGGTCACCGTGCTCGAAGCAAACACCAGAGTCGGCGGGCGCGTTCACACAGTGTCAGAGCCGTTTGATGGGGACGGCTATTATGAAGCTGGTGCGATGCGGATCCCTGCTAAGCACCAGCTCGCCCGTACACTTGTGGATAAGTTTAATCTTGAAACCGAGCCGTTTATCACCAGAACGCCGGATGATCTCTATTTTATCAACGGCAAGCTGGCCAGAAGCTATCAGTATGAAGAGAACCCTGATATTTTTGACATACCGGTTAACGAGCGTGAGCGTGGCATGCATGCCCGGGATCTGCTTCTTCACACGGCCGGATCGTTCGGACGGGCTTACGTGGAGGCCTCGCCCCGTGAGCGGGAACGACTGATCGCGGCTTATGACCGGTACTCAAAAGAGATGTTTGCAAAGCTCAATCCGGGTGGTGTTCCCCTGAGTACAAATGCGTCCCATAAAATGAAGACGGTCCTCGGGATCGGCGGTTTTTCCCATTACTCGTTTGTGGATATCCTGCTCAACATCATTGGGCCAATTTTTGATAACGAGGGGGAATATTTCCAGGTGCGCGGCGGTAACGTGAAACTACCTGAAGCTTTTCTTCCCATACTCCGTGACCGTATTTTTCTCGGTGAGACGGTGCAGCAGATTAGTGAGACAGAGGAAGGGACACGCGTCACTGTGAAGAACAGGCAAGGACGCGAGAGTACCGTGGAAGGTGATGTGACCATCTGCACGCTGCCCTTTTCTGTGATGCGCTTTATTGATACCGGCGCGGAGCAGCCGTGGAGCTTTGAAAAACGACAGGCAATTCAGAATCTGCAGTATATCGACTCCACCAAAGTTGCTCTTGAATTCAGCCGTAAGTTCTGGGAGGATCACGCTATGTTCGGGGGCCATCTTACAACGGACCTGCCACCGCAGCATTTTATTTATCCGAGCCACGGAATCGGACAGCCGGGTCCAGGGGTGATGAAAGCGGTGTATTCCTGGGGAGCGAACGCTGGATTATGGGATGCGCTGTCTGAGGAGCAGCGGATAGAGCAGGCGCTGAAACACGTGGCAAAAGTACACGGAGACGATATGAAGGGACTGCTAACTGGCGGAGCATCCTTCAGCTGGGGCAACAATCCGTATTCGATAGGCTGCTTTTCAATGTATAAGCCCGGCCAGGCGTCCACGCTTCCCGAAGCGATCCGGCGGCCGGAGGGGCGCGTTCACTTTGCAGGCGAGCATACATCAGCGAAGCATGCGTGGATCGAAGGCGCGGTCGAGTCCGGTGTGCGGGTGGCGATGGAGGTGCACGCACGGGGAGAGTGA